The following coding sequences lie in one Mustelus asterias chromosome 8, sMusAst1.hap1.1, whole genome shotgun sequence genomic window:
- the LOC144496859 gene encoding lymphocyte function-associated antigen 3-like — protein sequence MSYLSLLLGIGLTCTEVGQEEVLAAVGSSPSLDLKIDEDLRSIDVIWEFTDSGGSLFTIFDYAPNLPKQEPNEQFKSRLYYNVSTGALTVMNVTSRDEGIYKITTGGELRGRRILKLIDPLSEPSINGTCVNGTIELTCQVPAGKASSILWWKDSRMITNSQRHHLMRSNSTLIIFKADKLDFVIYTCTMENPVSRKNCSFSPSVYWNTLSVYGKECEPSEPANNVQIIVISTVVVAFIAALVIMYLKWKTGRQPYSYPVSRQHEISEPKSRSADLEV from the exons TTGGGCAGGAAGAAGTACTTGCTGCTGTTGGTTCATCACCTTCACTGGACCTTAAAATTGATGAAGATCTGAGGAGCATTGATGTAATATGGGAGTTCACAGACAGTGGTGGAAGCCTTTTTACTATTTTCGATTACGCACCAAATTTGCCCAAACAGGAGCCAAATGAACAGTTCAAGTCTCGTTTATATTATAATGTTTCCACTGGCGCTCTGACGGTAATGAATGTAACATCTAGAGACGAAGGAATTTATAAAATCACAACAGGAGGAGAACTGAGAGGAAGGAGAATTTTGAAACTCATTG ATCCACTTTCTGAACCTTCAATCAATGGCACCTGTGTGAATGGCACCATTGAACTGACCTGTCAAGTGCCAGCGGGGAAAGCAAGTTCCATTCTGTGGTGGAAGGATAGCAGAATGATAACAAACAGTCAACGCCATCACTTGATGCGAAGTAACAGCACGTTGATTATTTTTAAAGCCGACAAATTAGACTTTGTGATCTACACTTGCACCATGGAGAACCCTGTTAGTAGGAAGAActgttctttctctccctctgtttattggaacactctttctgtttacG GTAAAGAATGTGAGCCATCAGAACCAGCAAACAATGTACAAATAATTGTAATTTCTACTGTGGTGGTGGCATTCATCGCTGCACTTGTAATCATGT ATTTGAAATGGAAAACTGGACGTCAGCCATACTCCTATCCGGTGTCAAGGCAACATGAAATTTCT GAGCCAAAATCCAGGAGTGCTGACCTGGAAGTATGA